Genomic DNA from Lentimicrobiaceae bacterium:
TTTTCCTTCTACTTCTTTTAAAGAAATGGAAGTACTGATATTATCCACAATAGCAACCATTTGTCCAAATTTACCTTCGGCTATTAAATCCACAGCCTGGGTTCCGTAACGGGTAGCAAGCAGGCGATCCATCGGAGATGGGCTGCCGCCACGCTGAATATAGCCCAGTATGGTTTCACGGGTTTCCAGTTCTACCTGTTTACGAATAAGTTTTGCAATATATTTAGCAGCAGAGTCTTCCTTTTTGGGTTTTTTAATACCTTCCGCCACCACTATGATGGAATATGCTTTTTTTTGTTCTACACGTTTTTGCATATAATTTTTAATAACATCCTCATTATAACCTAATTCCGGAATAAGGATCAAATCGCCACCACCGGCTATACCGGAATACAAAGCCAGCCATCCGGCATGATGTCCCATTACTTCAATGATCATGATGCGTTTATGGGAGTTTGCGGTGGTATGTAACCGGTCAATGGCATCGGTAGCTATCCAAACTGCCGAATCGAATCCGAAAGTTTGGTCGGTTCCCCAAACGTCGTTATCAATGGTTTTTGGTATCCCAATAATATTCATTCCCTGTTCAGCAAGTAGCGCCGCTGTTTTCTGGGTACCATTTCCTCCTATACAAACCAAGGCATCCAAATTCATCTCCTCATAATTTTTTTTAATCAGAAGAGGCTTTTCGTTTTTGTTAAAAATACTTTCCCCTTTTTTAAAAGGTTTTTCCCGCGAAGTACCTAATATGGTGCCACCTAAAGTCAGAATGCCGGAAAGATCGTTTTCTTTCAGTTCGACAAACTCTTTATTAATAAGCCCCAGATACCCAGAGGAAATACCTATCAGTTCCATTCCGTATTTTACAATGGCTGTTTTACCAACACCCCGGATTGCCGCATTGATACCCGGGCAATCGCCTCCTGCGGTAAGTATGCCAATCCGCATTCCTTTTGCCTTTTTAGTCATATTTTTTGTTTTTTTCTGATATATTTTTGAAAATCATAAAAGTCAATATTTCACCTTTTTTAAAATTCGTGTCTGTAAAAATACAATTTTGGACTATCCTTCCTATATTTGCCTGAAATATTTTGTGTATGATAAAATCTATGACCGGCTTTGGGAAAAGCACTTTTGAATGGAAATCAAAAAAAATAATTATTGAAATTAAGTCGCTTAACAGTAAAATTTTAGATATCAACTCCAAGATTGCCAACGGGTATCGTGCAAGGGAGATTGAAATACGTTCAGAAGTGGGAAAAACATTAGAAAGAGGGAAAATTGACATCAGCGTTTCCATTGAATACAAAGGGGATACCAGTCCCTACACTATCAATCGCAACCTTGTTAAAAAATATTATAACGAATTAAAAAACCTCTCCGCCGAGCTGAATGAAAAAGAAGAAAATCTGTTTTCCTTGATTTTGAAAATGCCGGATGTATTGGTTGCGGAAAGAGATGAACTGGATGAAGATGAATGGAAATTATTTCGCAAGGGTCTGCTGACAGCCCTAAGCCAAACCGAGGAATTTCGAACCCAGGAAGGTAATATGCTGATGCACGATTTCGTTAATCGTATTTATTTGATATTAAGTTATCTTAATGCAATTGAGACTTTTGAAAAAGAGCGGATTGTCAACCTTAAAGAACGTTTTCGCAAAAGTTTTGCCGAACTGAAGGAAGAAATTAAAATTGATGAAAATCGCTTTGAACAGGAATTAATTTATTATATCGAAAAAATTGATATTACCGAAGAAAAAATACGCTTAAAAAATCATTGCGATTATTTTATCATTACTCTGCAGGAAGCCGTTTCGCAAGGGAAAAAACTTTCCTTCATTACCCAGGAAATAGGACGTGAAATCAATACTATAGGATCAAAAGCCAATGAAGTAAACATTCAAAAACTGGTCGTGCAGATGAAGGATGAATTAGAGAAAATTAAAGAACAATTGGGGAATATTTTGTAGAGGAACAGGAAATATTTTTACATCATAATATTATTATAATGAATATTTCATCATCAGATATAGCCTTCCATAAAAAACTTATCATTTTCAGTGCCCCCAGTGGAGCCGGTAAGACAACCCTTGTTAAAAAGTTACTTGCAATTCCGGAACTCCGGCTCGAATTTTCCATTTCTGCTACAAGCCGTCCCAAAAGAGAAACAGAAGCTGACGGAACAGATTATTACTTCATTACCCCTGAGAAATTCAAGCAAAAAATTGCAAATGACGAATTTGTGGAATGGGAGGAAGTATATGCCGGCAATTGTTACGGGACGCTGAAGTCGGAACTGGAAAGAATCTGGGCAAAGGGGAATAATGTTCTTTTTGATGTAGATGTTAAAGGTGGTCTTAGCCTGAAAAAAATATTCGGGGACAAGGCACTTGCAATTTTTGTACAACCCCCTTCGCTGCAAGTGTTGGCTGAACGCCTGAAAAACCGGGGCACCGAAAGTCCTGTCAGTTTGCAAAAACGACTCGACAAAGCAAGCTACGAAATGACATTTGCAAAACAATTTGATTACATTGTAGTTAATGATATTTTGGAAGGAACTGTTCAGAAATCCAGGGAGTTGGTAGAGTCATTTATAAATTATATTTAATAAAACATGGATAACACAGATTTGA
This window encodes:
- a CDS encoding 6-phosphofructokinase → MRIGILTAGGDCPGINAAIRGVGKTAIVKYGMELIGISSGYLGLINKEFVELKENDLSGILTLGGTILGTSREKPFKKGESIFNKNEKPLLIKKNYEEMNLDALVCIGGNGTQKTAALLAEQGMNIIGIPKTIDNDVWGTDQTFGFDSAVWIATDAIDRLHTTANSHKRIMIIEVMGHHAGWLALYSGIAGGGDLILIPELGYNEDVIKNYMQKRVEQKKAYSIIVVAEGIKKPKKEDSAAKYIAKLIRKQVELETRETILGYIQRGGSPSPMDRLLATRYGTQAVDLIAEGKFGQMVAIVDNISTSISLKEVEGKVRNVPTDLPLIQKAKNMDICFGID
- a CDS encoding YicC family protein; translated protein: MIKSMTGFGKSTFEWKSKKIIIEIKSLNSKILDINSKIANGYRAREIEIRSEVGKTLERGKIDISVSIEYKGDTSPYTINRNLVKKYYNELKNLSAELNEKEENLFSLILKMPDVLVAERDELDEDEWKLFRKGLLTALSQTEEFRTQEGNMLMHDFVNRIYLILSYLNAIETFEKERIVNLKERFRKSFAELKEEIKIDENRFEQELIYYIEKIDITEEKIRLKNHCDYFIITLQEAVSQGKKLSFITQEIGREINTIGSKANEVNIQKLVVQMKDELEKIKEQLGNIL
- the gmk gene encoding guanylate kinase, whose amino-acid sequence is MNISSSDIAFHKKLIIFSAPSGAGKTTLVKKLLAIPELRLEFSISATSRPKRETEADGTDYYFITPEKFKQKIANDEFVEWEEVYAGNCYGTLKSELERIWAKGNNVLFDVDVKGGLSLKKIFGDKALAIFVQPPSLQVLAERLKNRGTESPVSLQKRLDKASYEMTFAKQFDYIVVNDILEGTVQKSRELVESFINYI